Proteins from one Anastrepha obliqua isolate idAnaObli1 chromosome 2, idAnaObli1_1.0, whole genome shotgun sequence genomic window:
- the LOC129238468 gene encoding pyruvate dehydrogenase phosphatase regulatory subunit, mitochondrial, translating into MLHLRKGHNVVAKVPDLWRIQQLLAFRATLSTSAYALQQKTDAGEPAQANVLRKRKFKPHEPESSESIIKLPEQARVVICGGGTVGASVAYHLALQGWGKDTLLIEQDNVGGGNPWAASGLAGRFEPSYTELRLAEYSIDLIKSLTAQGLATGWQPVGSLNLARTFDRMTVFHRMRSQGRAWGINCEILTAEQCKERCPLIETSDLAGGLWIPEDGVCDPHKVCISFVEEARRLGVQVVEHCAVLKINSAHGKVSRIETSAGDVLCDYFVNCAGFWARGVGTLSTPQVKVPLKAVEHHYLHTKPIEGLDPMTPFVRDFDGRVYFREKNGRILAGGFEREAKMLYEDGVIPLSQKEREQPPDWDHFHSLLDELLYRVPLLRSSLLDRLTNSLESFSPDCKWILGEAPEIQNYYVSAGMKTIGVSAAGGIGRVIADLIVKGSTFLDLHILDISRFLGLHNNRKFLRDRCKEVPGKHFEINYPFNEFQTGRNLRMSPIYPALKEAGAVFGQTMGYERPNFFDPNDKMDEFGLTRFRTAETKTFGKPPWFDHVANEYNACRERIGIADYSSFTKYDLWSKGREVIDLLQYLCSNDVDVPVGAIIHTGMQNHLGGYENDCSIARLSERHYMMIAPTVQQTRSITWIRKHMPNHLRSGVNVADVTSMYTAICILGPYTRILLSELTDTDLTPKNFPFFTYKELDVGLANGIRVLNITHTGELGYVLYIPNEFALHVYTRLYQAGQKFGIHHAGYYATRTLRIEKFYAFWGQDLNTFTTPLECGRSWRVKLNKPINFIGRDALLKQREEGVKRMYVQLLLNNHDHEVDLWCWGGEPIYRDGTYVGMTTTTGYGFTFKKQVCLGFVRNFAEDGTELPVTNEYILSGHYEVEVAGIRFEAKVNLHSPNLPTKFPDKEREAYHATRDKQGQADLLSYETKY; encoded by the exons ATGCTCCATTTGCGTAAAGGACATAATGTTGTGGCGAAAGTGCCCGATTTGTGGAGAATACAACAGCTGTTAGCATTTCGGGCAACGCTCTCCACTAGCGCCTATGCGCTGCAACAGAAAACTGACGCTGGTGAACCAGCGCAAGCGAATGTTCTGCGAAAGCGTAAGTTCAAGCCACATGAACCTGAAAGTTCTGAATCTATCATCAAACTACCTGAGCAGGCACGTGTCGTAATCTGTGGCGGTGGCACTGTGGGTGCATCGGTCGCCTACCATTTGGCGCTACAAGGCTGGGGCAAAGACACTTTGCTTATTGAACAGGACAATGTGGGTGGTGGCAATCCCTGGGCAGCTAGCGGCTTGGCTGGGCGTTTTGAGCCAAGTTACACAGAATTGCGACTGGCCGAGTACTCAATTGACTTGATCAAATCCTTAACAGCGCAAGGACTAGCCACGGGTTGGCAGCCAGTCGGCAGTTTAAATTTGGCGCGTACTTTCGATCGTATGACGGTTTTCCATCGCATGCGTTCTCAGGGGCGCGCTTGGGGCATCAATTGCGAGATACTCACAGCCGAACAATGCAAAGAACGTTGTCCGTTGATTGAGACGAGCGATCTGGCTGGTGGATTGTGGATTCCCGAAGATGGCGTTTGTGACCCGCATAAAGTTTGCATCTCGTTTGTTGAGGAAGCGCGTCGTTTGGGTGTGCAGGTGGTAGAACACTGTGCGGTGCTAAAGATTAACAGTGCACATGGAAAGGTGAGCCGCATCGAGACTTCGGCGGGCGATGTGCTGTGTGACTATTTTGTGAATTGTGCGGGATTCTGGGCGCGTGGTGTGGGTACACTGTCAACGCCGCAAGTAAAGGTGCCACTGAAGGCCGTGGAGCATCATTACTTGCATACCAAACCTATTGAAGGGCTCGACCCGATGACGCCATTCGTACGCGACTTTGACGGGCGCGTATATTTCCGTGAGAAAAATGGGCGCATATTGGCGG GTGGTTTTGAGCGCGAGGCAAAAATGCTCTACGAAGATGGCGTTATACCGCTGTCGCAAAAAGAGCGCGAGCAGCCACCAGACTGGGATCACTTTCACAGCCTACTCGATGAGCTGCTGTATCGCGTTCCATTACTGAGGTCATCGTTACTTGATCGACTGACGAACTCGTTGGAATCGTTTTCGCCAGATTGTAAATGGATTTTGGGTGAAGCACctgaaattcaaaattattatgtgTCAGCGGGCATGAAAACAATAGGTGTTTCGGCCGCAGGTGGCATTGGGCGCGTCATCGCCGATTTAATAGTGAAGGGTTCAACGTTTCTGGATTTACATATATTGGATATAAGCCGTTTTCTGGGACTGCATAACAATCGAAAGTTTCTGCGTGATCGCTGCAAAGAGGTGCCAGGCAAGCACTTCGAAATCAATTATCCATTCAATGAGTTTCAAACAGGTCGCAATTTGCGTATGTCTCCAATCTATCCGGCGCTCAAGGAAGCAGGCGCAGTATTTGGACaaacaatgggctatgagcgaCCAAACTTCTTCGATCCGAATGACAAGATGG ACGAGTTTGGCTTAACACGCTTTCGTACTGCCGAAACGAAAACTTTCGGCAAGCCGCCCTGGTTCGATCATGTCGCCAACGAGTATAATGCCTGTCGTGAGCGTATCGGCATCGCCGACTATAGTTCGTTCACCAAATACGATCTATGGTCGAAGGGACGTGAAGTAATCGATTTGTTGCAATATCTCTGCTCCAATGATGTCGATGTGCCGGTGGGTGCAATTATACACACGGGCATGCAGAACCATTTGGGTGGCTATGAGAATGATTGCTCGATAGCGCGACTCTCCGAGCGACA CTATATGATGATCGCGCCAACCGTGCAACAAACGCGCTCAATCACTTGGATACGCAAACATATGCCAAATCATTTACGATCCGGTGTAAACGTAGCCGATGTGACATCAATGTACACCGCCATTTGTATACTCGGCCCATACACACGCATTTTGCTCTCCGAATTGACGGACACCGACTTGACGCCGAAAAATTTCCCATTCTTTACATATAAA GAACTCGATGTGGGCTTGGCTAATGGGATACGCGTGCTAAATATTACCCATACTGGCGAATTAGGTTATGTTTTGTATATACCAAATGAATTCGCGTTACATGTTTACACACGTTTGTATCAAGCTGGACAAAAATTTGGCATACATCATGCAG GCTACTATGCCACGCGCACATTGCGTATTGAAAAATTCTATGCCTTCTGGGGTCAGGATCTGAACACATTTACCACACCGCTGGAATGCGGACGTAGCTGGCGTGTCAaattgaat AAACCCATCAACTTTATTGGCCGCGATGCGCTGCTTAAGCAACGCGAAGAGGGCGTCAAGCGCATGTATGTCCAGCTGCTACTTAACAATCACGATCATGAAGTGGATTTGTGGTGTTGGGGTGGTGAACCCATCTATCGTGATGGCACATATGTAGGCATGACCACCACCACCGGTTATGGCTTCACATTCAAGAAGCAAGTTTGCCTCGGCTTTGTGCGTAATTTCGCCGAAGATGGCACGGAATTACCGGTGACAAATGAATATATTCTTTCCGGCCACTATGAGGTGGAAGTAGCGGGCATACGTTTCGAAGCGAAAGTCAATTTGCATTCACCCAATTTGCCAACGAAATTCCCCGACAAAGAGCGTGAGGCCTATCATGCGACACGGGACAAGCAAGGGCAGGCGGATTTATTGTCCTACGAGACGAAATACTGA
- the LOC129237779 gene encoding alpha-ketoglutarate-dependent dioxygenase alkB homolog 7, mitochondrial yields MKISQLQRCIKTSLLCFSASRSVQIRQISCTKSLQRSLEPVREQNKGTSTRTDAAAHFEFHGQWPTAEQQSFLKDMRLHTNFITTEEEAKLIEEIEPYMKRLHYEYDHWDDAIHGFRETERKQWYPHNRAVLERVRHIAFDGEIMPYVHILDLAAAGVIKPHVDSTRYCGNTIAGISLLSDSVMRLVRVDERKYQQGKAVAAASTETVSNGSGDSKPDVAATQNAPTLQDDAYRNRPVTSLENNFYVDVLLRRYSLYIMSHSSRYNFTHEILANDVSHFQGQHIKKDRRISIICRNDP; encoded by the exons atgaaaatatcccAACTACAAAGGTGCATAAAAACAAGTTTACTTTGCTTTAGCGCCAGTAGGTCAGTGCAAATTCGACAAATAAGCTGCACCAAAAGCTTGCAAAGATCACTGGAACCAGTGAGGGAGCAAAATAAAGGTACCTCAACGCGCACGG ATGCTGCGGCACATTTCGAGTTTCATGGCCAGTGGCCAACAGCGGAACAACAGAGTTTTCTTAAAGATATGCGCTTGCATACAAATTTCATAACGACCGAAGAGGAGGCTAAGTTGATAGAGGAAATTGAACCTTACATGAAGCGGCTGCATTATGAATATGATCATTGGGATGAT GCTATACATGGGTTCCGCGAAACAGAGCGCAAACAGTGGTATCCGCATAATCGAGCGGTGCTTGAACGTGTGCGTCACATAGCCTTCGATGGTGAGATTATgccgtatgtgcatatattggACTTAGCGGCAGCGGGCGTAATCAAACCGCACGTGGATAGTACAAGG TACTGCGGCAATACAATAGCCGGCATCAGTTTGTTAAGCGACAGTGTTATGCGTTTGGTGCGCGTCGACGAACGTAAATATCAACAAGGTAAGGCCGTGGCGGCGGCGTCTACAGAAACGGTAAGCAATGGCAGTGGTGACAGTAAACCGGACGTTGCCGCTACTCAAAATGCGCCAACTCTTCAAGATGATGCCTATCGCAATCGGCCGGTTACCTCGTTAGAGAATAATTTTTATGTCGATGTGCTGCTGCGTCGTTATTCGTTGTACATAATGAG CCACTCTTCACGTTACAATTTCACACATGAGATACTCGCCAACGATGTGTCACACTTTCAGGGGCAGCATATTAAAAAAGATCGACGCATATCGATTATTTGTCGAAATGATCCATGA